One part of the Ralstonia pickettii genome encodes these proteins:
- a CDS encoding Fis family transcriptional regulator, with product MSRNPIERCIRDSLDAYYRDLDGENPSNVYDMVLQAIERPLLETVMEWASNNQSQAADYLGINRNTLRKKLQQHGLI from the coding sequence ATGAGCCGCAACCCGATCGAACGTTGCATCCGCGACAGCCTGGATGCGTATTACCGTGACCTGGACGGCGAAAACCCGTCCAACGTCTACGACATGGTGCTGCAGGCCATCGAGCGGCCGCTGCTGGAAACCGTGATGGAATGGGCTTCCAACAACCAGTCGCAGGCGGCCGACTACCTCGGCATCAACCGCAATACGCTGCGCAAGAAGTTGCAGCAGCACGGCCTCATCTGA
- the dusB gene encoding tRNA dihydrouridine synthase DusB yields MQIGPHTLRNNLFVAPMAGVTDRPFRQLCKRLGAGYAVSEMVASNAQLWKSEKTMRRANHTGEVEPIAVQIAGAEPMMMAEAARYNVDRGAQIIDINMGCPAKKVCNVAAGSALLQNEPLVQRIVEAVVGAVGDRVPVTLKIRTGWDREHRNALTVARVAQDAGISMLTVHGRTRADLYHGEAEYDTIAAVKASVRIPVVANGDITTPAKAKHVLAVTGADAIMIGRAAQGRPWLFREIEHFLQTGTLLPTPEVEEIRGIMNAHLEEHYAFYGEYTGVRTARKHIAWYTRGLAGANLFRHRMNTIEDTVAQLAAVNAFFDEQRALSDRLVYEDQATGGDHPTTGNNDNNKELLAA; encoded by the coding sequence TTGCAGATCGGACCGCATACCCTTCGCAACAACCTGTTCGTCGCCCCCATGGCGGGCGTGACGGACCGCCCGTTCCGTCAGCTGTGCAAACGGCTGGGCGCGGGCTATGCGGTGTCCGAGATGGTCGCGTCCAACGCGCAGTTGTGGAAAAGCGAGAAGACGATGCGGCGCGCCAACCACACGGGCGAGGTCGAGCCGATCGCCGTGCAGATTGCCGGCGCCGAGCCGATGATGATGGCCGAGGCCGCGCGCTACAACGTCGATCGCGGCGCGCAGATCATCGACATCAACATGGGCTGCCCCGCCAAGAAGGTGTGCAATGTGGCCGCCGGTTCTGCCCTGCTGCAGAACGAGCCGCTGGTCCAGCGCATTGTCGAGGCCGTGGTCGGTGCGGTGGGCGATCGCGTGCCGGTGACGCTGAAGATCCGCACCGGTTGGGACCGCGAACACCGAAATGCCCTCACCGTAGCGCGCGTTGCGCAGGATGCGGGCATCAGCATGTTGACCGTGCACGGCCGCACGCGTGCCGATCTGTACCACGGTGAAGCGGAATACGACACCATCGCCGCGGTCAAGGCGTCGGTGCGCATTCCGGTAGTGGCCAATGGCGATATCACCACACCGGCCAAGGCCAAGCACGTGCTGGCCGTGACCGGCGCCGACGCCATCATGATCGGCCGCGCGGCGCAGGGGCGCCCGTGGCTGTTCCGCGAGATCGAGCATTTCCTGCAGACCGGCACGCTGCTGCCCACGCCGGAAGTGGAAGAGATTCGCGGCATCATGAACGCGCATCTGGAAGAGCACTACGCGTTCTATGGCGAATACACCGGCGTGCGCACCGCACGCAAGCACATCGCCTGGTACACGCGCGGGTTGGCGGGGGCCAACCTGTTCCGCCACCGCATGAACACCATCGAGGACACAGTGGCCCAGCTGGCCGCCGTCAACGCGTTCTTCGACGAGCAGCGTGCGCTGTCCGACCGGCTGGTCTACGAAGACCAGGCAACCGGTGGCGACCACCCCACGACGGGCAACAACGACAACAACAAGGAACTGCTTGCCGCATGA
- a CDS encoding NAD(P)/FAD-dependent oxidoreductase — protein sequence MATPEGCAAGDRHQITVIGAGIVGTACALQLQRDGHQVTLLDQAGIGEGCSFGNAGCLSVASVVPMALPGMLKQVPKWLADPMGPLTVRWPYLPRALPWLLQWVLAGNEAQARATAQPLASLFSATFPGYRNLLDAAQYDGLIRQTGHLYVWRTLARSSGDVLAQSIRDATGVRSQALSAGEARELEPALAADIQSGLLLPDNGFTVNPERLVKTLAANFMAAGGTFLRRKVLDVEFGRSDYGGPTRLHTDCGTLPLSKLVLCAGAWSMRLGAKLTSIRIPLDTERGYHATLRAPSVQPSRPIMDCERKFIATPMEGGLRIAGTVEIGGLDAAPDYRRARILMRQGQQLFPGLGFTDDSQWMGHRPSLPDSLPVIDRSERYRNVFFAFGHGHLGMTGAPGTARLIADLVSERTPFIDGRPYGLQRFR from the coding sequence GTGGCAACACCCGAGGGCTGCGCTGCCGGCGATCGCCACCAGATCACCGTGATTGGCGCCGGCATTGTCGGCACGGCGTGCGCCCTGCAATTGCAACGTGATGGCCATCAAGTCACGCTGCTCGATCAGGCCGGCATTGGCGAGGGTTGCTCGTTCGGCAACGCAGGCTGCCTGAGCGTGGCGTCGGTCGTGCCGATGGCGCTGCCGGGCATGCTCAAGCAGGTACCGAAATGGCTGGCCGATCCGATGGGACCGCTGACGGTGCGTTGGCCCTATCTGCCGCGCGCGCTGCCGTGGCTGCTGCAATGGGTGCTCGCCGGCAATGAAGCGCAGGCCCGTGCGACGGCGCAGCCGCTGGCGAGTCTCTTCAGCGCGACCTTTCCCGGCTATCGCAACCTGCTCGACGCCGCGCAATATGACGGCCTCATCCGCCAGACGGGCCACCTGTATGTGTGGCGCACGCTGGCGCGTTCGTCGGGCGATGTGCTGGCGCAGTCCATTCGCGATGCCACCGGCGTGCGCTCGCAAGCCCTGAGCGCTGGTGAAGCGCGCGAACTGGAACCTGCACTGGCCGCCGACATCCAATCCGGTCTGCTGCTGCCCGACAACGGCTTCACGGTGAATCCGGAACGGCTGGTCAAGACGCTGGCAGCCAACTTCATGGCGGCGGGCGGCACGTTCCTGCGCCGCAAGGTGCTGGACGTGGAGTTCGGCCGAAGCGACTACGGCGGTCCGACGCGGCTGCACACCGATTGCGGCACGCTGCCCCTGTCGAAGCTGGTGCTGTGCGCGGGTGCGTGGTCGATGCGGCTGGGCGCAAAGCTCACCAGCATCCGCATTCCGCTCGACACGGAACGCGGCTATCACGCCACGCTGCGCGCGCCCAGCGTGCAGCCTTCACGGCCAATCATGGATTGCGAGCGCAAGTTCATCGCGACGCCCATGGAAGGCGGCCTGCGCATTGCTGGCACCGTGGAGATCGGCGGGTTGGACGCTGCGCCCGACTACCGCCGCGCCCGCATCCTCATGCGACAGGGCCAGCAGCTCTTCCCCGGCCTCGGCTTTACGGACGACAGCCAATGGATGGGCCATCGGCCCTCTCTACCCGACAGCCTGCCCGTGATCGACCGCTCGGAGCGCTACCGCAACGTGTTCTTCGCGTTCGGGCACGGCCACCTGGGCATGACAGGCGCGCCAGGCACCGCCCGACTCATCGCCGATCTGGTCAGCGAGCGCACGCCTTTCATCGACGGCCGCCCCTACGGCCTGCAACGGTTCCGCTAG
- a CDS encoding UbiH/UbiF/VisC/COQ6 family ubiquinone biosynthesis hydroxylase produces MTGSITANSAAPEFDVAIVGAGPVGLALANWLLRDTDWRIALFDARDAEAAARDPRALALSHGSRVLLQEIGGWPTRATPITHIHVSQRGHFGQAHIRREDYDVPALGHVVQYGDLSAALNAALATLVARYPMRLTRYDHTPVERVEQLPRADGTVAPARVRALREGRHPLAIETEVVIQAEGGLFDDARKQQRGIAQARRRDYGQTAIVAHVRCSAPLEGWAWERFTPEGPLALLPQDDAHGPGYALVWCCAPDEARRRAALPDDAFLAELGAAFGERMGRFTHASPRHTFALGLHAQRIPVDRRVAAIGNAAQTIHPVAGQGFNLGLRDAFEMARALREGATAATLARFARERAFDRAVTIGLTDLLPRAFAVPGRPFGHLRGAALTLLECLPPLKHGLARQMMFGQRG; encoded by the coding sequence ATGACCGGGAGCATCACAGCGAACAGCGCCGCGCCGGAGTTCGACGTCGCCATCGTCGGCGCAGGCCCCGTCGGGCTGGCGCTGGCGAACTGGTTGCTGCGCGACACCGACTGGCGCATCGCCCTGTTCGATGCGCGCGATGCTGAAGCCGCCGCGCGAGACCCGCGCGCGCTGGCCCTGTCGCACGGCTCGCGCGTGCTGCTGCAGGAGATTGGCGGCTGGCCCACGCGCGCCACGCCCATCACGCACATCCACGTCTCGCAGCGCGGCCACTTCGGGCAGGCGCATATCCGCCGCGAAGACTACGACGTCCCCGCGCTCGGACACGTCGTGCAATACGGCGACCTGAGCGCCGCGCTCAACGCCGCACTCGCCACGCTGGTGGCACGCTACCCGATGCGCCTCACCCGCTACGACCACACGCCCGTGGAGCGCGTCGAGCAACTGCCGCGCGCCGACGGCACGGTGGCCCCGGCACGCGTGCGGGCGCTGCGCGAGGGGCGCCATCCGCTGGCCATCGAAACCGAAGTCGTCATCCAGGCCGAAGGCGGCTTGTTTGACGACGCACGCAAGCAGCAACGCGGCATTGCACAGGCGCGGCGGCGCGATTACGGCCAGACCGCCATCGTCGCGCACGTGCGCTGCAGCGCCCCGCTGGAAGGCTGGGCGTGGGAGCGCTTCACGCCCGAAGGCCCGCTCGCGTTGTTGCCGCAGGATGATGCGCACGGTCCCGGCTACGCGCTCGTCTGGTGCTGCGCGCCCGACGAAGCGCGCCGACGCGCAGCCTTGCCCGACGACGCCTTCCTCGCTGAGTTGGGCGCTGCCTTCGGTGAGCGCATGGGCCGCTTCACCCACGCCAGTCCGCGCCACACATTCGCGCTTGGGCTGCACGCTCAGCGCATTCCGGTCGACCGCCGTGTCGCCGCCATCGGCAATGCCGCGCAGACGATTCACCCGGTGGCGGGCCAGGGTTTCAACCTCGGCCTGCGCGATGCGTTCGAGATGGCGCGCGCGCTTCGGGAGGGGGCCACGGCAGCCACCCTCGCCCGCTTCGCCCGCGAACGCGCGTTCGACCGCGCCGTCACCATCGGTCTGACCGATTTGCTACCGCGTGCGTTTGCCGTGCCCGGCCGGCCGTTTGGCCACCTGCGCGGCGCCGCCCTCACGCTGCTGGAATGCCTGCCGCCGCTCAAGCACGGCCTGGCGCGGCAAATGATGTTCGGGCAGCGGGGCTAA
- a CDS encoding aminopeptidase P N-terminal domain-containing protein → MSATELAFLQTYRQRRERVVQWLRTASGSRGGVAIVPTAPEAMRNRDSDYPYRHDSYFYYLTGFTEPEAVLAIVVPAGNAPARSVLFCRPKHEEREIWDGFRFGPEAAKDAFGLDEGHSVEDIDATLPKLLANAGAVAYPLAESSAFDRRMRRWLDAVRMQGRAGVSSPHQALDVRAILDEMRLFKDASELDIMRRAGRISAGAHVRAMQASRAGLREYHLEAELLYEFRRHGAQSVAYNSIVATGPNACVLHYRAGNAELRDGDLCLIDAGCELDGYASDITRTFPVNGRFTGPQRELYALVVAAQEAALAQTRPGVPYNVPHDAATRVLAQGMLDTGLLDANKVGTLDDVIAGGQYRQFYMHRTGHWLGMDVHDVGEYRTPGTVAPAEGERPWRPLEAGMVLTVEPGIYVRPAPGVPEQYWHIGIRIEDDAIVTPEGCEIITRDVPVAPDEIELVMRSRA, encoded by the coding sequence ATGTCCGCCACCGAACTCGCTTTCCTCCAGACCTATCGCCAGCGCCGCGAACGCGTCGTGCAGTGGCTGCGCACTGCATCGGGTAGTCGTGGCGGAGTCGCCATCGTGCCGACCGCGCCCGAAGCGATGCGCAACCGCGACAGCGACTACCCCTACCGGCACGACAGCTACTTCTATTACCTGACCGGCTTTACCGAGCCCGAAGCGGTGCTCGCCATCGTGGTGCCCGCGGGCAACGCGCCGGCGCGCAGCGTGCTGTTCTGCCGCCCAAAGCATGAGGAGCGCGAAATCTGGGACGGCTTCCGCTTCGGCCCGGAAGCCGCTAAGGACGCCTTCGGCCTGGATGAGGGGCACTCGGTGGAAGACATTGATGCGACGCTGCCCAAGTTGCTCGCCAATGCCGGTGCCGTGGCCTATCCGCTCGCCGAGAGCAGCGCGTTCGACCGCCGCATGCGCCGCTGGCTCGATGCAGTGCGCATGCAAGGCCGCGCGGGGGTGTCGTCGCCGCACCAAGCCCTGGACGTGCGCGCCATCCTCGATGAGATGCGGCTGTTCAAGGACGCAAGCGAACTCGACATCATGCGCCGTGCCGGACGCATCTCTGCCGGGGCGCACGTGCGCGCCATGCAGGCGTCGCGTGCCGGGCTGCGTGAATACCATCTCGAAGCGGAACTGCTATACGAATTCCGCCGCCACGGCGCGCAGAGCGTTGCCTACAACTCCATCGTGGCGACGGGCCCGAACGCGTGCGTACTGCACTACCGCGCCGGCAATGCAGAACTGCGCGACGGCGATCTCTGCCTGATCGATGCCGGCTGTGAACTGGATGGCTACGCGTCAGACATCACCCGCACGTTCCCGGTCAATGGCCGCTTCACCGGCCCGCAACGCGAACTGTATGCGCTGGTGGTGGCCGCGCAGGAAGCCGCCCTTGCGCAGACGCGCCCCGGCGTGCCTTACAACGTGCCGCACGATGCCGCCACCCGCGTGCTGGCGCAAGGCATGCTCGACACCGGCCTGCTCGACGCAAACAAGGTCGGCACGCTCGATGACGTGATCGCCGGCGGCCAATACCGTCAGTTCTACATGCACCGCACCGGCCACTGGCTCGGCATGGACGTGCACGACGTGGGGGAATACCGCACGCCCGGCACCGTTGCCCCGGCTGAAGGCGAACGCCCGTGGCGCCCGCTGGAAGCCGGCATGGTGCTGACCGTCGAACCCGGGATCTACGTGCGCCCCGCGCCCGGCGTGCCGGAACAGTATTGGCACATCGGCATCCGCATTGAAGACGACGCCATCGTCACGCCCGAAGGGTGCGAAATCATCACGCGCGACGTGCCGGTGGCCCCAGACGAAATCGAACTGGTGATGCGGAGCCGCGCATGA
- a CDS encoding putative bifunctional diguanylate cyclase/phosphodiesterase, with protein MLASSYNPLLVLLSLFVAILASYTALDMAGRVVTAQGRAALWWLIGGASAMGLGIWSMHFVGMLALNLPIPVGYDVGITLTSLAIGIGASIFALWLASRRELPWPRLAGGAVLMGAGVAGMHYTGMAALRMNPGIQYDPARFALSIVIAVLASGVALWMAFRLRQQSRRVRALRAGSAVVMGVAIVGMHYVGMAAAAFPYGSVCGAAHTGASADWLALVIIIVTLAVLAIALIISVLDLRMEARTALLANSLAAANKELAYLALHDNLTKLSNRVLLEDRLTQAIRTADREKRRFAVMFMDLDGFKAVNDVYGHHVGDLLLIDVAQRIGARVRQQDTVARVGGDEFVVLAYVDDPEDAGTLADALLGVVREPFMAGGHELRVSTSIGIAIYPGDGGNQHDLLTNADAAMYHAKGLGRNAYSFFEPSMNADVHQQLQLVQDLRRAVERHELVLHYQPKFNAPNGPIMGVEALVRWQHPQRGLVPADEFIPLAEKTGLIVPLGAWVLDEACRQMAQWQREGHAGWTVAVNLSALQFGHAALIDTVRETLARHALDPRSLMLEITESTAMRDVDASLQILQQLDAMGVRISIDDFGTGYSSLLYLKRLPASELKIDRGFVRDLAHDTEDAAIVSAIVALDQTLNLRIVAEGVETAEQQAFLTRLGCHSLQGYLLGRPMTAESLSAAMA; from the coding sequence ATGCTCGCCAGTAGTTACAACCCTCTTCTCGTCCTGCTTTCCCTCTTCGTGGCCATCCTGGCGTCGTATACGGCGCTGGATATGGCAGGACGCGTCGTGACCGCGCAAGGCCGCGCGGCGTTGTGGTGGCTCATCGGCGGCGCCTCGGCCATGGGGTTGGGCATTTGGTCGATGCACTTTGTCGGCATGCTGGCGCTGAACCTGCCGATCCCGGTTGGCTATGACGTCGGTATCACATTGACCTCGCTTGCCATTGGCATTGGGGCGTCAATATTTGCGTTATGGCTGGCCAGCCGGCGTGAACTGCCGTGGCCCCGCTTGGCGGGCGGCGCCGTCCTCATGGGCGCAGGCGTGGCGGGTATGCATTACACCGGCATGGCCGCGCTGCGCATGAACCCCGGCATTCAATACGACCCCGCCAGGTTTGCGCTGTCGATCGTGATTGCCGTGCTGGCCTCGGGCGTGGCGCTGTGGATGGCGTTTCGCCTGCGGCAGCAGTCGCGACGCGTTCGTGCGCTGCGTGCCGGTTCGGCGGTGGTGATGGGCGTGGCGATCGTCGGCATGCACTACGTGGGTATGGCCGCGGCGGCGTTTCCATACGGCAGCGTGTGTGGCGCTGCGCACACCGGCGCGAGTGCCGACTGGCTGGCGCTGGTCATCATCATCGTGACGCTGGCGGTGCTGGCCATCGCGCTCATCATCTCGGTGCTGGATTTGCGCATGGAAGCGCGCACCGCCTTGCTGGCGAACTCGCTGGCCGCAGCCAACAAGGAATTGGCCTACCTCGCGCTGCACGACAACCTGACCAAGCTGTCCAACCGCGTGCTGCTGGAAGACCGTCTGACCCAGGCGATCCGCACGGCTGATCGCGAGAAGCGCCGCTTCGCTGTCATGTTCATGGATCTGGACGGTTTCAAGGCCGTCAACGATGTCTATGGCCACCACGTGGGCGATCTGCTGCTGATCGACGTCGCGCAGCGCATCGGCGCGCGGGTGCGGCAGCAGGACACCGTGGCGCGAGTCGGTGGGGATGAATTCGTCGTGCTGGCCTATGTGGATGATCCGGAAGACGCCGGCACCCTGGCCGACGCGCTGCTGGGCGTGGTGCGCGAGCCCTTCATGGCCGGCGGTCACGAGTTGCGCGTCTCCACCAGCATCGGCATCGCGATCTACCCTGGCGACGGCGGCAACCAGCATGACCTGCTGACCAACGCCGATGCGGCGATGTACCACGCAAAGGGCCTGGGCCGGAACGCCTACAGCTTTTTCGAGCCATCGATGAACGCCGACGTGCATCAGCAGTTGCAGCTTGTGCAAGACCTGCGCCGCGCGGTCGAGCGGCACGAACTCGTGCTGCATTACCAGCCGAAATTCAACGCGCCCAACGGGCCGATCATGGGCGTGGAGGCGTTGGTGCGCTGGCAGCATCCGCAGCGCGGTCTGGTGCCCGCCGATGAATTCATCCCGCTGGCCGAAAAGACCGGTCTGATCGTGCCGCTGGGCGCCTGGGTGCTGGACGAGGCCTGCCGCCAGATGGCGCAATGGCAACGCGAGGGGCACGCCGGCTGGACCGTCGCCGTGAATCTCTCCGCGCTGCAGTTTGGCCATGCCGCACTCATCGACACCGTGCGCGAGACGCTCGCGCGCCATGCGCTGGACCCGCGCAGCCTGATGCTGGAAATTACAGAATCGACCGCCATGCGCGATGTCGACGCGAGCCTGCAGATCCTGCAGCAGCTCGACGCGATGGGCGTGCGGATTTCGATCGACGATTTCGGCACCGGCTATTCCAGCCTGCTGTATCTCAAGCGTTTGCCTGCCAGCGAACTGAAGATCGACCGCGGCTTCGTGCGCGACCTGGCGCACGACACGGAAGACGCGGCCATCGTCTCGGCCATCGTGGCGCTGGACCAGACGCTGAACCTGCGCATCGTCGCAGAGGGTGTGGAGACCGCCGAGCAGCAGGCGTTCCTGACGCGGCTCGGCTGCCACTCGCTGCAGGGCTACCTGCTCGGCCGCCCGATGACGGCGGAATCGTTGAGCGCGGCGATGGCGTAA
- the murU gene encoding N-acetylmuramate alpha-1-phosphate uridylyltransferase MurU: protein MIFAAGRGDRMRPLTDHTPKPLLTVGGKPLIVWQIERLAAAGVRDIVINHAWLGAQIETALGDGSAWGVRLAYSPEGQALETAGGVAQAMPLLHAGDGHSVFIAVSGDVFCDYDYALLRDRAPAMAAQAAPGMHLVMVPNPPYHLRGDFALDNEGMLHAEGAERLTFGNIGLYDTRLFAGIAPGTRLAMTPLYHKAIAEGRATGERFDGRWENVGTPTQLAALDAEVASR, encoded by the coding sequence ATGATTTTTGCGGCGGGCCGCGGCGATCGCATGCGGCCGCTGACCGACCACACGCCCAAGCCACTGCTCACCGTGGGCGGCAAACCGCTGATCGTCTGGCAGATCGAGCGCCTGGCCGCGGCCGGCGTGCGCGACATTGTCATCAACCACGCGTGGCTCGGCGCGCAGATCGAAACCGCCCTGGGCGATGGCAGCGCGTGGGGCGTGCGCCTCGCATATTCGCCGGAAGGGCAGGCGCTCGAAACGGCAGGCGGGGTTGCGCAGGCCATGCCGCTGCTGCATGCAGGCGATGGGCACAGCGTATTCATTGCCGTCAGCGGCGATGTGTTCTGCGATTACGACTACGCCTTGCTGCGCGACCGGGCGCCCGCAATGGCCGCGCAAGCGGCGCCGGGCATGCATCTGGTGATGGTGCCCAATCCGCCCTACCACCTGCGCGGCGATTTCGCGCTGGATAACGAAGGCATGCTCCACGCCGAAGGCGCCGAGCGCCTCACGTTCGGCAACATTGGCTTGTACGACACGCGCCTGTTTGCCGGCATCGCGCCCGGCACGCGACTGGCGATGACGCCGCTGTACCACAAGGCCATCGCTGAAGGCCGTGCGACCGGCGAGCGCTTCGACGGCCGCTGGGAAAACGTCGGCACGCCCACCCAACTGGCCGCGCTAGACGCTGAAGTCGCGTCGCGCTAA
- a CDS encoding AzlD domain-containing protein, which produces MKALILFGVLLIAGAATYLIRLSFIALEGRMNLPMWFRSALPYVPAAMLTALIAPDLLMRDGALAVSVDNPRLLAGIVAIVIARVTKSAMWTIVGGMAVLLILMKVMA; this is translated from the coding sequence ATGAAAGCCCTGATCCTCTTCGGCGTGCTGTTGATTGCCGGCGCCGCCACCTATCTGATCCGCCTATCGTTCATCGCGCTGGAAGGGCGCATGAACCTGCCGATGTGGTTCCGCAGCGCCCTGCCCTATGTGCCGGCTGCGATGCTGACCGCGCTCATCGCGCCCGACCTCCTGATGCGCGATGGCGCGCTCGCGGTGTCGGTCGACAATCCACGCCTGCTTGCCGGCATCGTCGCCATCGTCATTGCACGGGTGACGAAAAGCGCGATGTGGACCATCGTCGGCGGCATGGCCGTGCTGCTGATTCTCATGAAGGTGATGGCTTGA
- a CDS encoding AzlC family ABC transporter permease → MASPRTVEFRAGMLALAPMLLGVVPFGMIYGVLATSAGMPAWLAVAMSAIVFGGASQMILVQLWAGGAPALVIAATVSMVNLRHALYSASIAPALAHLPRRWKWLIAYLLTDEAFAAMNRRVVTAQPGSAEAAYRHWYFLGAGVALWSSWQASTIVGVLLGAQVPTSWPLDFFLPLTFIAIVVPALRTRAQLAAALTGAALAVAWTGWPHKLGLMSAACVGIALGALVERLLARPSDKGAAA, encoded by the coding sequence ATGGCCTCCCCCCGCACCGTTGAGTTTCGCGCCGGCATGCTGGCACTCGCGCCGATGCTGCTGGGCGTGGTGCCGTTCGGCATGATCTACGGCGTGCTGGCCACGTCGGCCGGCATGCCCGCGTGGCTTGCCGTGGCGATGAGCGCCATCGTTTTCGGTGGCGCGTCGCAGATGATCCTCGTGCAGTTGTGGGCCGGTGGCGCGCCCGCGCTGGTGATTGCGGCGACGGTCTCGATGGTGAATCTGCGGCACGCGCTGTATTCGGCCAGCATTGCGCCAGCGCTGGCGCACCTGCCGCGCCGCTGGAAATGGCTGATCGCCTATCTGCTGACCGACGAAGCCTTCGCCGCCATGAACCGCCGCGTTGTCACCGCGCAGCCCGGCAGCGCGGAAGCCGCATATCGCCATTGGTATTTCCTCGGCGCTGGCGTGGCGCTGTGGTCGAGCTGGCAGGCATCGACGATCGTCGGCGTGCTGCTGGGCGCGCAGGTGCCGACCTCGTGGCCGCTCGATTTCTTCCTGCCCCTTACGTTTATCGCCATCGTGGTGCCGGCACTGCGCACGCGTGCGCAACTGGCCGCTGCCCTGACCGGCGCCGCGCTGGCCGTGGCGTGGACGGGCTGGCCGCACAAGCTCGGGCTCATGAGCGCGGCGTGCGTGGGCATTGCCCTCGGCGCACTGGTTGAGCGCTTACTGGCCCGACCGTCCGACAAGGGGGCTGCCGCATGA
- a CDS encoding aminoglycoside phosphotransferase family protein, with product MASTPGAAAGATDARLSQLRDWLGTLPAAHGLRIDTVQPASADASFRRYFRLDSAGSGKPGTLVVMDAPPPQEDCRPFVHVAGLLNGAGVRAPQVLEQDLAQGFLLLTDLGPQTYLQSLRERDFDLAYANTLFRPAIHTLVRWQLASREGELPPYDEALLRRELSLFPDWYVDRHLQRPLDATQRESLDKVFKLLVDSALAQPRVYVHRDYMPRNLMINAADPSQPGVLDFQDAVYGPITYDAASLLRDAFLSWDEEQELDWAVRYWEAARAAKLPVDEDFGEFYRALEWMGAQRHLKVAGIFARLCYRDGKTGYVEDTPRFIAYLRRVCSRYNALAPLARLLDQLEDRTQQIGYTF from the coding sequence ATGGCTTCGACCCCTGGCGCCGCAGCAGGCGCAACCGACGCACGCCTCAGCCAACTGCGCGACTGGCTCGGCACATTGCCCGCCGCCCACGGCCTGCGCATCGACACGGTGCAACCTGCTTCGGCCGATGCCAGCTTCCGCCGGTATTTCCGCCTGGACAGCGCCGGCAGTGGCAAGCCCGGCACGCTGGTCGTCATGGACGCCCCGCCGCCGCAGGAAGACTGCCGCCCGTTCGTCCATGTGGCTGGTCTGCTCAACGGCGCCGGCGTGCGTGCGCCGCAGGTGCTGGAGCAGGATCTCGCGCAGGGCTTCCTGCTGCTGACCGACCTGGGCCCACAAACGTATCTGCAATCGCTGCGCGAGCGCGATTTCGACCTCGCCTACGCCAACACGCTGTTCCGCCCTGCCATCCATACTCTGGTGCGCTGGCAGTTGGCCTCCCGCGAAGGCGAGCTGCCGCCGTATGACGAGGCGCTGCTGCGCCGCGAACTGTCGCTGTTTCCGGACTGGTACGTCGACCGCCACCTGCAACGCCCGCTCGACGCCACCCAGCGCGAATCGCTCGACAAGGTGTTCAAGCTGCTGGTCGACAGTGCCTTGGCCCAGCCGCGCGTGTACGTGCATCGTGACTACATGCCCCGTAATCTGATGATCAACGCGGCCGACCCATCGCAGCCGGGCGTGCTGGACTTCCAAGACGCCGTCTACGGACCGATCACCTACGACGCCGCCTCGCTGCTGCGCGACGCCTTCCTGTCGTGGGACGAAGAGCAGGAGCTGGATTGGGCCGTGCGGTACTGGGAAGCGGCCCGCGCCGCCAAGCTGCCGGTGGATGAAGACTTCGGCGAGTTCTACCGTGCGCTCGAATGGATGGGCGCGCAACGCCATCTGAAGGTGGCGGGCATTTTCGCGCGCCTGTGCTACCGCGACGGCAAGACCGGCTACGTGGAAGACACTCCGCGCTTCATCGCCTACCTGCGCCGTGTATGCAGCCGCTACAACGCGCTGGCGCCGCTGGCCCGCCTGCTCGATCAACTCGAAGATCGCACGCAGCAGATCGGCTACACGTTCTGA